Proteins from a single region of Gordonia hongkongensis:
- a CDS encoding alpha/beta fold hydrolase, giving the protein MNAATGIGAARHALSGLLPAEARRRLRNRVYVDTLFNSREPERTSWAVTDDGARLRVVHHGPADAPVLVLVHGWSCCVEYWNPQINALAERYHVVAYDQRGHGESSWGRRAFDTDVLADDLYTVVSQTLPEAATAVFVGHSMGGITLQAWAHRHRDQAESRATAMILANTTWGGVATESRVLPLVNGPIKAPLWLLQMALSIPVPFPGDRFTRSVIRHRILNGRSATVDHAAFVLAMTRSCSPSSRAKSAVALLQLAMGPAGADAITVPTTVIGGRHDLLLPHAMTQRIAHALSIRGYLDRLVVLDTGHASNIEAAEDFTAEIHRVMQSASPSPELAATAS; this is encoded by the coding sequence ATGAATGCAGCGACCGGCATCGGAGCCGCCCGCCACGCCCTGTCCGGCCTGCTGCCGGCCGAGGCGCGTCGCCGACTCCGCAACCGCGTCTACGTGGACACGCTGTTCAACAGCCGCGAACCCGAACGGACCTCATGGGCGGTGACCGACGACGGCGCGCGGTTGCGCGTCGTCCACCACGGACCGGCGGACGCTCCCGTACTCGTTCTCGTGCATGGTTGGTCGTGCTGTGTCGAGTACTGGAATCCACAGATCAATGCGCTGGCCGAGCGTTACCACGTCGTCGCCTACGACCAGCGCGGCCACGGCGAGAGCTCCTGGGGCCGTCGCGCGTTCGACACCGACGTCTTGGCGGATGACCTGTACACCGTTGTCTCCCAGACACTCCCCGAAGCAGCCACAGCCGTGTTCGTCGGGCACAGCATGGGCGGCATCACCCTGCAGGCCTGGGCCCACCGGCATCGTGATCAGGCCGAGTCGCGAGCCACCGCAATGATTCTCGCCAACACCACCTGGGGCGGGGTCGCCACCGAGAGCCGGGTGCTGCCACTCGTCAACGGCCCGATCAAGGCGCCGCTGTGGCTGCTCCAGATGGCGCTGTCCATACCGGTTCCTTTCCCGGGAGATCGGTTCACGCGGAGCGTCATCCGGCATCGCATCCTGAACGGCCGATCGGCGACCGTCGATCACGCCGCTTTCGTTCTCGCGATGACCCGCTCGTGCTCGCCCAGCTCCCGCGCGAAGTCCGCCGTGGCCCTTCTCCAGTTGGCGATGGGACCCGCCGGCGCCGACGCCATCACCGTGCCGACCACGGTCATCGGCGGTCGGCACGACCTCCTTCTCCCGCACGCGATGACCCAGCGCATCGCGCATGCCCTGTCGATTCGCGGCTACCTCGATCGCCTGGTCGTCCTCGACACCGGTCACGCGTCGAACATCGAGGCCGCCGAGGACTTCACGGCCGAGATCCATCGGGTCATGCAATCCGCGTCACCGAGTCCGGAGCTCGCCGCAACCGCCAGCTGA
- a CDS encoding Rieske 2Fe-2S domain-containing protein — protein sequence MARTPLSMTPTGWFQVAWCSEIPVGAVHTMKYFGREMVAWRSRSGRVSVFDAYCEHLGAHLGHGGHVEGENLVCPFHGWEWNREGRNVCIPYEKHPNRGRRIRSYPVVERNEAVWIWHDIEGRPPHFDVPDIFGDFDDDRTAADYYPPVPAATLFRPGLEIHPQYIMENGVDFAHFKFVHKTPFMPEFTRHDFDGPVSHVDFTIAFEEGATLENATSGVESINAGLGCSVTKSWGMVDNRTMPAVTPVDEHTSDVRFTVWIGRKPGEETGEITRYGTVMADLVIEQFAADIDIWAHQRYSDPPALSRREFEGFTALRKWARQFYPDGGPDDADPSSSSGAVLPQGDDFVRIRRSELEALRAATQS from the coding sequence ATGGCGAGAACGCCGCTGTCGATGACACCCACCGGTTGGTTCCAGGTCGCCTGGTGCTCGGAGATCCCGGTCGGGGCGGTCCACACGATGAAGTACTTCGGGCGCGAGATGGTCGCCTGGCGGTCGCGGTCGGGCCGGGTCTCGGTGTTCGACGCCTATTGCGAACATCTCGGCGCCCACCTCGGCCACGGCGGCCATGTCGAGGGCGAGAACTTGGTCTGCCCGTTCCACGGCTGGGAGTGGAATCGCGAGGGGCGCAACGTCTGCATCCCGTACGAGAAACATCCCAATCGTGGGCGACGAATCCGCAGCTATCCGGTCGTCGAGCGCAACGAGGCCGTCTGGATCTGGCACGACATCGAGGGTCGTCCACCGCATTTCGACGTTCCCGACATCTTCGGCGACTTCGACGACGATCGCACCGCCGCCGACTACTACCCGCCGGTGCCCGCGGCCACCCTCTTCCGGCCGGGACTCGAGATCCACCCGCAGTACATCATGGAGAACGGCGTCGACTTCGCCCACTTCAAGTTCGTCCACAAGACACCGTTCATGCCCGAGTTCACCCGGCACGACTTCGACGGGCCGGTGTCGCATGTCGACTTCACCATCGCCTTCGAGGAGGGCGCAACACTCGAGAACGCCACCAGCGGAGTCGAATCCATCAACGCCGGGCTGGGTTGTTCGGTCACCAAGAGCTGGGGCATGGTCGACAACCGCACGATGCCGGCGGTCACCCCGGTCGACGAGCACACCTCCGACGTCCGGTTCACCGTGTGGATCGGCCGCAAGCCGGGCGAGGAAACCGGCGAGATCACCCGCTACGGGACCGTGATGGCCGACCTCGTCATCGAGCAGTTCGCCGCCGACATCGACATCTGGGCACACCAGCGCTACTCCGATCCACCCGCACTGTCCCGCAGAGAGTTCGAGGGCTTCACCGCACTTCGCAAGTGGGCGCGGCAGTTCTACCCCGACGGCGGACCCGACGATGCCGATCCGTCGTCGTCGAGTGGAGCGGTGCTGCCACAAGGCGATGACTTCGTCCGCATCCGCCGTTCCGAGCTCGAGGCGCTACGCGCCGCCACGCAGTCCTGA
- a CDS encoding dihydrodipicolinate reductase, with amino-acid sequence MTTTERIRVFQVATGNLGTEMIGRIQSHPDLELVGLHCYTPDKIGRDAGEIVGLDPIGVTATGTVEEIIAARPDALTFHGVFPDEDLYVQVLEAGINVVTTADWITGFHRDTNHPHHSGRKVSEVIAEACERGGATFYGTGMNPGLAQILGIVHTADVADIENVTVIESVDVSCHHSVDTWKAVGYGLPVDDPSIPDSLYKYTAVFADSVYLMADAFDLELDEVAFSYELGACTKDVDLGWYQLPEGSLGGSYIKYQGMVDGVARVESHLEWQMTPHTDPSWNIQACYITQVTGDPNIYSKHMIFPRKGFDLSKPENFASIGMTVTGLPALNSITSVVAAAPGIVTSADLPLRSFAGRFAI; translated from the coding sequence ATGACCACCACCGAACGAATCCGGGTCTTCCAGGTCGCCACCGGCAATCTGGGCACCGAGATGATCGGGCGCATCCAGTCGCATCCCGACCTCGAACTGGTTGGGCTGCATTGTTATACGCCCGACAAGATCGGTCGCGACGCCGGTGAGATCGTCGGCCTCGATCCGATCGGGGTGACGGCCACCGGCACGGTCGAGGAGATCATCGCCGCCCGTCCGGATGCCCTCACCTTCCACGGCGTCTTCCCCGACGAGGACCTCTACGTCCAGGTTCTCGAGGCCGGGATCAACGTCGTGACCACCGCAGACTGGATCACCGGATTCCATCGCGACACCAATCACCCGCACCACTCCGGACGCAAGGTCAGCGAGGTGATCGCCGAGGCCTGCGAGCGCGGCGGCGCAACCTTCTACGGCACCGGTATGAACCCCGGTCTGGCGCAGATCCTCGGCATCGTGCACACCGCCGATGTGGCCGACATCGAGAACGTGACGGTCATCGAGTCCGTCGACGTCTCCTGCCACCACTCCGTGGACACCTGGAAGGCGGTGGGTTACGGCCTGCCCGTGGACGATCCGAGCATACCCGACTCGCTGTACAAGTACACCGCGGTGTTCGCTGACTCCGTCTATCTGATGGCCGACGCCTTTGACCTCGAGCTCGACGAGGTGGCGTTCTCCTACGAACTGGGCGCCTGCACCAAGGACGTCGACCTCGGCTGGTATCAGCTCCCGGAGGGTTCGCTGGGCGGCAGCTACATCAAGTACCAGGGCATGGTCGACGGTGTGGCGCGCGTCGAATCCCACCTCGAATGGCAGATGACACCGCACACCGATCCGTCGTGGAACATCCAGGCCTGCTACATCACCCAGGTCACCGGCGACCCGAACATCTACTCCAAGCACATGATCTTCCCGCGCAAGGGCTTCGACCTCAGCAAGCCGGAGAACTTCGCATCCATCGGCATGACCGTCACCGGACTGCCGGCCCTCAACTCGATCACGTCGGTCGTCGCGGCCGCGCCGGGCATCGTGACGAGCGCCGACCTCCCGCTGCGGTCGTTCGCCGGGCGGTTCGCGATCTGA
- a CDS encoding oxidoreductase: MKSGWTLADAPPQTGRVAVVTGANSGIGREIALGLATLGARVVLACRNPQTSAEARDDIVAKVPGAEVEIVDLDLASLDSVRDAAAEIRRRHPRIDMLVNNAGVMRARRELTPDGFEMDFGTNYLGHYALTGLLADRLLAADSARVVTVGSHVHRAGSIDFADLPMDRSFSTAAAYSRAKLAQMLFAMELDRRMRSAEVSAISLAAHPGGTRTGVMREQSRFLQWAYHAPSLRWLTDRFIMDPPDGALPVLRAATDPKAQGGDYYGPVGSLGLVGPPVLVEPSDKAKDRGVAARLWDVGAELTGVTIDLG, from the coding sequence GTGAAGTCGGGGTGGACGTTGGCCGACGCGCCTCCGCAAACCGGACGGGTCGCGGTGGTGACCGGGGCGAACTCGGGGATCGGGCGCGAGATCGCGCTCGGGCTGGCGACTCTGGGCGCTCGCGTCGTGCTGGCGTGCCGCAATCCTCAAACGTCTGCGGAGGCCCGCGACGACATCGTCGCGAAGGTTCCGGGCGCCGAGGTGGAGATCGTCGATCTCGATCTGGCGAGTCTGGATTCCGTGCGTGATGCCGCCGCCGAGATCCGGCGGCGGCATCCACGGATCGACATGCTGGTCAACAACGCCGGGGTCATGCGGGCGCGTCGCGAACTGACGCCCGACGGCTTCGAGATGGATTTCGGGACAAACTATCTGGGTCACTACGCGCTGACCGGTCTACTGGCAGACCGCCTGCTGGCAGCCGATTCGGCACGCGTGGTCACCGTGGGCAGCCATGTCCACCGGGCGGGCTCGATCGACTTCGCCGATCTGCCGATGGACCGCAGTTTCAGTACCGCCGCAGCGTATTCGCGTGCGAAGCTCGCCCAGATGCTGTTCGCAATGGAACTCGACCGCCGGATGAGAAGTGCTGAGGTGTCGGCGATCTCGCTGGCGGCCCACCCCGGAGGCACCCGGACCGGGGTGATGCGTGAGCAGAGCCGGTTCCTGCAGTGGGCCTACCACGCACCGTCGCTGCGCTGGCTCACCGACCGGTTCATCATGGACCCGCCCGACGGTGCCCTGCCCGTTCTTCGTGCCGCCACCGATCCGAAGGCTCAGGGCGGCGACTACTACGGTCCGGTCGGCAGTCTCGGGCTCGTTGGTCCGCCCGTGCTGGTCGAGCCGTCGGACAAGGCGAAGGACCGCGGCGTGGCCGCGCGGCTGTGGGACGTCGGGGCCGAACTCACCGGGGTCACCATCGACCTCGGCTGA
- a CDS encoding styrene monooxygenase/indole monooxygenase family protein: MTARRSVAIIGAGLAGTSAALGFLDAGFDVTLYSDRDRESLRDKVPPTGVGVLFGKSREWDAEIIEDLYEVSNTTGISARLYSGSGDERAAVLEFNPDYGYVAQAVDLRLRADDRLARFLDRGGRFEVGQVGLDRLDAIAADADITLVATGKGGLSTLFPVDESRTHYREPQRRLLQVTLTGVDHGPESFAYRSSAGGDHSLFNLDAQNGEIFVGPFLHKDAGPTWSFIVFAKPDGAWAARIDDVHDAVSARQTISGIFAEYFPEDAPVIDRLQVIESDPVSWLKGAVTPTVRQAVATTAGGHPVAAIGDTAIAVDPVAGQGAQNSLIQVAELLKAARGHEGEFTAEWLSAEFEKHWERRGRAAVEVTRLYLGDPDYATHLELSFPAAAVSPAIASALFGLLSEPNPLLGLRTREDVEGFIAAVAGEPHDEVLARFAPAGQFSSAAPEAVSA; the protein is encoded by the coding sequence ATGACAGCACGACGATCGGTCGCGATCATCGGGGCCGGGCTGGCCGGGACCAGCGCCGCCCTCGGCTTCCTCGACGCCGGGTTCGACGTCACGCTCTACAGCGACCGGGACCGCGAGTCGTTGCGCGACAAGGTGCCGCCGACCGGTGTCGGTGTCCTGTTCGGCAAGTCCCGCGAGTGGGATGCCGAGATCATCGAGGACCTGTACGAGGTCAGCAACACCACCGGCATCAGCGCCCGGTTGTACTCCGGCAGCGGTGACGAGCGCGCCGCGGTCCTCGAGTTCAACCCGGACTACGGCTACGTCGCCCAGGCCGTCGACCTCCGCCTCCGCGCCGACGACCGGCTCGCCCGGTTCTTGGACCGCGGCGGCCGATTCGAGGTCGGACAGGTCGGCCTCGACCGTCTCGACGCGATCGCCGCCGACGCCGACATCACCCTCGTCGCCACCGGCAAGGGCGGACTGTCGACGCTGTTCCCGGTCGACGAGTCGCGCACGCATTACCGGGAACCGCAGCGTCGTCTGCTGCAGGTCACCCTGACCGGTGTCGACCACGGCCCCGAGTCCTTCGCCTACCGCAGCAGCGCGGGCGGCGACCACTCGCTGTTCAACCTGGATGCGCAGAACGGTGAGATCTTCGTCGGACCGTTCCTGCACAAGGACGCCGGCCCGACGTGGTCGTTCATCGTCTTCGCCAAGCCCGACGGGGCGTGGGCCGCCCGGATCGACGACGTCCACGACGCGGTCTCGGCCCGGCAGACCATCTCCGGCATCTTCGCCGAATACTTCCCGGAGGATGCGCCGGTCATCGACCGGTTGCAGGTCATCGAGTCCGATCCGGTGTCGTGGCTCAAGGGTGCGGTCACCCCGACCGTGCGGCAGGCCGTCGCCACCACCGCGGGCGGACATCCGGTCGCGGCGATCGGTGACACCGCGATCGCCGTCGACCCGGTGGCGGGGCAGGGTGCGCAGAACTCGCTGATCCAGGTCGCCGAACTACTGAAGGCCGCTCGCGGCCACGAGGGCGAGTTCACCGCCGAATGGCTGTCGGCGGAATTCGAGAAGCATTGGGAGCGACGCGGACGGGCTGCCGTCGAGGTCACCCGCCTCTACCTGGGCGACCCCGACTACGCGACCCACCTGGAGTTGTCGTTTCCGGCTGCCGCCGTCAGTCCCGCCATCGCGTCGGCCCTGTTCGGTCTCCTCTCCGAACCGAATCCACTGCTCGGTCTGCGGACCCGCGAGGACGTGGAGGGCTTCATCGCCGCGGTGGCCGGAGAGCCGCACGACGAGGTCCTCGCCCGCTTCGCGCCCGCCGGACAGTTCAGCAGCGCCGCCCCGGAGGCCGTGAGCGCCTGA
- a CDS encoding acyltransferase family protein, which produces MRTPLTDATPVATPNEDAATGNTSGYRLDLDGLRGIAIALVAIFHVWFGRVSGGVDVFLTLSGYFFVASLLKHVLATQPATSSWGAAINPWPRFSRLLRRLLPALLLVLAVTAGLIALIMPTTRWGPLGAELQASALYYQNWHLAFESQDYAAADSANSPMQHLWSMSMQGQFFVLTLVCALALGAVLRALGRRSAFFADPKVVRGVVGIALGVVALGSFAWANYRHGINQPFTYYDTVARLWEPLVGGLLAVWMPRIALSQRVRDLLGLVALGLIVTCGWWIAGVQEYPAAWALVPVGATLILIWVGSSQTAPIDQAPVDQKTASGQTSIRSGVSRGLAHPRLVWLGSIAYALYLWHWPLLIFYLAWRYQDDVSWFEGTAILAVSVLLAWLTTKYVEAPLRAGSAKRKQSPVPPDADGVVARPPFEKTRGYRRALVAVLVVISVAAGAAAVTWQRDAANATLDTQNLDPRLYPGARAFLDGAPVPNVTAQPSPDVVDMDWPITSYDSIISGWKDPSIKVGYYGDVNATRTIALVGGSHAEQWITALDAIGKRHDFRVTTYLKVGCALTTEHVFTWFGQKYYQCNDWSRRVMERLAVDKPDVVFTNSTRPVESGDGDYVPKDYEEIFAEFRDRGQRVVAVRDNPWATGQLKPPECLASGRKPEVCGVPRAQAMAPADPAAALAGEFPNMSFLDYTDAMCDDEYCPAVVGNILVWHDFHHLSATFVRSLIPAVEADLQRSLGWW; this is translated from the coding sequence GTGCGTACGCCCCTGACCGATGCGACACCCGTTGCAACCCCGAACGAGGACGCCGCGACCGGCAACACGTCCGGGTACCGGTTGGACCTCGACGGGCTGCGCGGCATCGCGATCGCGCTGGTCGCGATCTTCCACGTCTGGTTCGGCCGGGTGTCCGGGGGCGTCGACGTCTTCCTGACCCTGTCCGGCTACTTTTTCGTCGCTTCTCTGCTCAAGCACGTCCTGGCGACCCAGCCCGCGACGAGTTCCTGGGGCGCGGCGATCAATCCGTGGCCGCGGTTCTCCCGGCTCCTGCGCCGGTTGCTGCCCGCTCTGCTGCTGGTGCTCGCGGTCACCGCCGGACTGATCGCGCTGATCATGCCGACGACGCGTTGGGGACCGCTCGGGGCCGAACTGCAGGCCAGTGCGCTGTACTACCAGAACTGGCACCTCGCGTTCGAGTCGCAGGACTACGCGGCCGCCGACTCCGCGAACAGCCCGATGCAGCATCTCTGGTCGATGTCGATGCAGGGCCAGTTCTTCGTCCTCACCCTCGTCTGCGCGCTGGCACTGGGCGCGGTGCTGCGTGCCCTCGGCCGGCGATCCGCATTCTTCGCCGACCCCAAGGTGGTCCGTGGAGTCGTCGGGATCGCGCTCGGCGTCGTCGCACTGGGCTCCTTCGCGTGGGCCAACTACCGCCACGGGATCAACCAGCCCTTCACCTACTACGACACCGTGGCCCGTCTGTGGGAACCGCTCGTGGGCGGACTCCTCGCGGTGTGGATGCCGCGGATCGCGCTGTCGCAGCGGGTGCGTGACCTACTGGGACTCGTGGCCCTGGGCCTCATCGTGACGTGTGGCTGGTGGATCGCCGGCGTCCAGGAATACCCCGCGGCGTGGGCGCTCGTCCCCGTGGGAGCGACGCTGATCCTCATCTGGGTCGGCTCGTCCCAGACCGCCCCCATCGATCAGGCCCCCGTCGATCAGAAGACGGCGTCCGGCCAGACCTCGATCCGATCCGGGGTGAGCCGCGGTCTCGCCCATCCCCGGCTGGTGTGGCTGGGCTCGATCGCCTACGCGCTGTATCTGTGGCACTGGCCGCTGCTCATCTTCTACCTGGCGTGGCGCTATCAGGACGATGTCTCGTGGTTCGAGGGCACCGCCATCCTGGCCGTGTCCGTGCTGCTCGCCTGGCTGACCACGAAGTACGTCGAGGCGCCGCTGCGTGCCGGGTCGGCGAAGCGGAAGCAGTCCCCGGTGCCGCCCGATGCCGATGGCGTGGTCGCGCGGCCGCCGTTCGAGAAGACCAGAGGCTACCGGCGCGCCCTCGTCGCGGTACTGGTCGTCATCAGCGTCGCAGCCGGCGCCGCCGCGGTGACCTGGCAGCGCGACGCCGCCAACGCCACCCTCGACACCCAGAACCTCGACCCACGGCTGTACCCGGGGGCGCGGGCCTTCCTCGACGGCGCTCCGGTACCGAACGTGACCGCACAACCGAGTCCCGACGTCGTCGACATGGACTGGCCGATCACCTCCTACGACTCGATCATCAGCGGCTGGAAGGACCCGTCCATCAAGGTCGGGTACTACGGGGACGTGAACGCCACCCGAACCATCGCGCTGGTCGGCGGTTCGCATGCGGAACAGTGGATCACCGCGCTCGACGCCATCGGCAAGCGCCACGACTTCCGCGTGACCACCTACCTCAAGGTCGGGTGCGCCCTCACGACCGAGCACGTGTTCACGTGGTTCGGCCAGAAGTACTACCAGTGCAACGACTGGTCGCGTCGCGTCATGGAGCGGCTCGCCGTCGACAAGCCGGATGTCGTGTTCACCAACAGCACCCGGCCCGTCGAGTCGGGCGACGGCGACTACGTCCCGAAGGACTACGAAGAGATCTTCGCCGAGTTCCGCGACCGCGGGCAGCGGGTCGTCGCGGTCCGCGACAACCCCTGGGCGACCGGACAACTCAAGCCGCCGGAGTGTCTCGCCAGCGGTCGCAAACCCGAGGTGTGCGGCGTGCCCCGAGCACAGGCGATGGCGCCGGCCGATCCCGCCGCCGCACTCGCCGGCGAGTTCCCCAACATGAGCTTCCTCGACTACACCGACGCCATGTGCGACGACGAGTACTGCCCCGCGGTCGTCGGGAACATCCTGGTGTGGCACGACTTCCACCACCTCTCGGCGACCTTCGTCCGCAGCCTCATCCCCGCCGTCGAAGCCGATCTCCAGCGGTCGCTGGGCTGGTGGTGA